The Polaribacter sp. HaHaR_3_91 genomic sequence CCAAAAGAAAAATTTATGTTGGTCTTCACGCTCTTTTTTAGTCTTAGGTGTTTTGGTTGGTTTTAAAGTATAAGGGTGATATCCTGAATAATAAATTACCGTTGCAACCGTCATTGGTGTTGGGGTAAAACCTTGCACTTGTTCTAACTGAAAGCCCATATCTTTGGTTTCTGCAGCTAAATTTGCCATGTCTTCCACTTCACTTGCTGGGTGACTAGAAATAAAATACGGAATCAATTGTAAGTTCAATTTCTTCTTAATATTTATTTTATCGAAACGCTCTTTAAACATATGAAAATATTTAAAAGAAGGTTTACGCATCAGCTTTAAAACAGGATCAGAAGTATGTTCTGGCGCAACTTTTAATCGTCCAGAAACGTGCTTTGTCATTACCTCTTCTGTATATGCATCCAACTCTTTTGGATCTGCATTTTTATTGAATTCTGGCACCAACATATCATGTCTAATTCCACTTCCAATAAAAGACTTTTTAATCTTCGGATGTTTATCAACTGCTTGATATAATTCCGTTAAAGGTTTATGAGACGTATCTAAATTAGAACAAATTACGGGCGATATACAACTAGGTGCCACACACTTGTCGCAAATAGATTGCACTTTTCCTTTCATCTGATACATATTAGCAGAAGGTCCACCAATATCAGATAAATATCCTTTAAAGTCTGGCATATTTGCCACTTTATCAATTTCTCTTAAAACAGACTCCTGACTTCTACTTGCAATAAATTTTCCTTGGTGTGCAGAAATTGTACAAAAACTACAACCACCAAAACATCCTCTGTGAATGTTAATAGAAAACTTTATCATTTCAAACGCAGGTATTGGTCCACGTTTGTCATATTTTGGGTGTGGTAAACGTGTAAAAGGCAAATCGAAAGAACCATCAATTTCCTTTTCTGTCATGGTAGGAAACGGCGGATTAATCACCAACGTATTCTCTCCTACTCGTTGTAAAACTCTACGTGCTTTTAACTTATTAGACTCTTGTTCTATCACTTTAAAATTAGAAGCAAACGTTTTCTTATCCTTTAAACAAGCCTCATGAGAATTAATAGTAACATCTTCCCAATCATTTACAACAGGTAATTTCTCTTTCTTTTCATTAACGTAAATAGCCGTTTGTTTAATGTTTTTTAAACTAGAAAACGGAACCCCTTTTTGCATCAATTCTACAATTTCTCGCAAAGGCTGTTCACCCATTCCATAAACCAACATATCTGCTTTAGACGTCTCTAAAATACCTGGCAACAACTTATCAGACCAATAATCATAATGCGTTACACGTCTTAAAGAAGCTTCAATACCTCCAATTAAGACAGGAATATCCGGAAACTTATCTTTTAAAATCTTAGAATATACAGACGTAGCATAATCGGGTCTAAACCCTTTATCACCATTTGGTGTATACGCATCTTTATCTCTACGCTTTTTACTTGCCGTATAGTTAGAAACCATCGGATCCATACAACCACCAGTAACCCCAAAAAACAAACGAGGCTTTCCTAGTTTTTCAAAATCTTGTAAATTATCGTTTACACTTGGTTGCGGCACAATAGCCACACGCAAACCGTAACTCTCTAAAATACGACCGATTACTGCAGGTCCAAATGATGGATGATCTACATAAGCGTCTCCGCTAAATAAAATAACGTCTAATTCTTCCCAACCACGAATTTTCACTTCCTTGTTTGTAGTTGGTAACCAGTCTGTTAATTGATGTCTCTTAGGTTCTTGCATAGTTTGCAAAAATACAAGAATTTTAATAGAAAAAACACTTATTTTAAGAATGTCTTTTTTTAGATTAATTTGAAGCTATTTCCTGCTTTCACTACTCGCTTTTTTTATGCAGAAAAAGCATAAAAAAGAGCTCAAACAGACCGTTCAATCAGGGCTAGACTTGTTAGGAAACTAATTGAGAAACCAAAACTTTAAGTAAATCGTCATTACGAGGAAGAATGACGAAGTAATCTGTTTGTTTTTAGTTCCAACTTAAGAGATTGCTTCGTAAACTCGCAATGACAATTATAACAACAGTTACTCCACAATTAAATGCGGTACCTCATCTACATTCCAATCAATAACCAAACCACCAGCTAAAGATTTTGCTACTTCTTTTCCGTATAAAAATTCACATAAATACAACGCAGCTTCAAAAGATTTTGCGCCACCGGCAGAAGTAATATATTTTCCGTCGTGCACAAATAAAACTTCTTTTCTAATATCTAAATCAGGAAACTTAGTTCTCATTTTATCAATATCACTCGGAAAAGTAGTAGAAACTCTATCATTTAACAAACCTGCTTTTGCTAATACAAAAGCGCCATCGCAATGAGAAGTCATAAAAGTAGCGTCTTTATCTACTCGTTTTACAAAGTCTATCATTGCAGTATCTTCTAAATCGGAATCTAAATGATGCTCTGCAGACGGAACCACTAAAATATCTATTTTTGGTAACGAATCTTTTAGATAATTAAAATCTGGCAAAATTCTCATTCCTTCAAAAGTAGTAATCGGATTGTCTGTGTTTGCAACAGTAAACACATTCATTGCCTTAATATTTTCTCTAAAAATGGTGTGCTGAAAAATATCGAAAGGAGCAGTTAGTTCTGTATTAAAGGTTCCGTCCATAATTAAAAAAGCAACATTATATCTGTCTTTTTCTAATTTTGGAAATACTTTTTTAGGTTGAATCTCTTTTACATTTTCAGTGCTCTTTTCTACTTCTTTAGATTGACAACTTATTATTAAAATTACTGATAACAACAAAAATACTTTTTTCATCTTTTGGCTTTTAGTAAAGTTTAAAAATAGGCAAAAACTCTTAGCCCTGATTGAAACGGCATCCTTTTTATGCTGAACTCGTTTCTGTATTATTAAGCTTATAGAAATGCTATTTGATAAAAGAGAGTGAATGCTGAACTAAAGTCAGCATAAAAAGATATAGTGTAAAGCAGGAAATAGCTTCTAATAAAAAAAGAAAAATCATTTTAACAAAAGATTTTTTACCAACTCTTTTTTGTTTTGTAGTTTTAGCAAAAACTAATTTACCTTTATATGAAGAAACTTTTACTCTTAACATTTTTAAGTCTTTTTTTACTAAATTCTTGTAATTCTACCATAGAAAAAGAACAAAAAAAGGACACTTTTGTAGCAGATAATTACACAAAAAAGGAAGTAGATATTGTTATGCGAGATGGCACAAAACTCCACACAACCATATACGCTCCAAAGGATACAAGTAAAAAATATCCTATTTTAATGCAAAGAACGCCTTATAGTTCTGCACCTTACGGAGCAGGAAAAATGAAAACTAAAATTGCGCCAAATATTCATTTAATGAAAGAATTGAATATTGTAGTATATCAAGATGTTCGTGGTCGTTGGATGAGTGAAGGCGTCTATGATAATATGCGTGCTTATATTCCGAATAAAAAAGAAAATGAATCTGATGAAGTTTCAGATACCTACGACACCATTGATTGGTTGGTAAAAAACGTAGAAAACAATAACGGAAATGTTGGTACTTGGGGAATTTCATACCCTGGGCATTATGCAACCGTTTCTACTATAGATGCGCATCCGGCATTAAAAGCAGCTTCTCCACAAGCTTCAATTGGAGATTTTTTCTTTGATGATTTTCATCATAATGGTGCTTTTTTATTGAGTTATTTTAGAGCCATTTCTTTATTTGGAACTTATAAAGACACGCCAACAGATTCGGCTTGGTATTCGTTTCCTAAAATGGATTCTCAAGATCAATACCAATTTTTCTTAGACAAAGGTCCTTTAAAGAACTTGAATGAATATTTTCAGTATGATAAATTAGATGTCGCAAATACCGAAAAAGATAAAAATAAAATTGATGATTTTTTCTGGAAAGAGATTGTAGAGCATCCTAATTACGATTCTATCTGGCAAAGCAAAGGTATTATTCAGCATTTA encodes the following:
- a CDS encoding YgiQ family radical SAM protein yields the protein MQEPKRHQLTDWLPTTNKEVKIRGWEELDVILFSGDAYVDHPSFGPAVIGRILESYGLRVAIVPQPSVNDNLQDFEKLGKPRLFFGVTGGCMDPMVSNYTASKKRRDKDAYTPNGDKGFRPDYATSVYSKILKDKFPDIPVLIGGIEASLRRVTHYDYWSDKLLPGILETSKADMLVYGMGEQPLREIVELMQKGVPFSSLKNIKQTAIYVNEKKEKLPVVNDWEDVTINSHEACLKDKKTFASNFKVIEQESNKLKARRVLQRVGENTLVINPPFPTMTEKEIDGSFDLPFTRLPHPKYDKRGPIPAFEMIKFSINIHRGCFGGCSFCTISAHQGKFIASRSQESVLREIDKVANMPDFKGYLSDIGGPSANMYQMKGKVQSICDKCVAPSCISPVICSNLDTSHKPLTELYQAVDKHPKIKKSFIGSGIRHDMLVPEFNKNADPKELDAYTEEVMTKHVSGRLKVAPEHTSDPVLKLMRKPSFKYFHMFKERFDKINIKKKLNLQLIPYFISSHPASEVEDMANLAAETKDMGFQLEQVQGFTPTPMTVATVIYYSGYHPYTLKPTKTPKTKKEREDQHKFFFWYKKENKDWIKNTLNKVGRQDLLQKLLPENNSWKKNKNAKETKNTFDDAVPVPFNKRKKKVSRAPKRRR
- a CDS encoding DJ-1/PfpI family protein; protein product: MKKVFLLLSVILIISCQSKEVEKSTENVKEIQPKKVFPKLEKDRYNVAFLIMDGTFNTELTAPFDIFQHTIFRENIKAMNVFTVANTDNPITTFEGMRILPDFNYLKDSLPKIDILVVPSAEHHLDSDLEDTAMIDFVKRVDKDATFMTSHCDGAFVLAKAGLLNDRVSTTFPSDIDKMRTKFPDLDIRKEVLFVHDGKYITSAGGAKSFEAALYLCEFLYGKEVAKSLAGGLVIDWNVDEVPHLIVE